One genomic region from Leptospiraceae bacterium encodes:
- a CDS encoding RNA ligase family protein, whose translation MDNIFKHKSTLHHSFSGTLSKGDEYASPDVIESFEGQQIIITEKMDGGASSFTKKEDGSLHINLRSLEQVDPADKKASWLCNYVDLLKEKLPLNFRFSGEILKWKHSIYYDELPSFFMLYRIWNDKNVSLGWDELTEWTELLDIPSFGIDKMYSVPLLYRGIYDNSLIKEIFDETVASGKEGIIVQLEGQFPYPEDIWYYTDILKLVRKGHVQTDEHWSRHLEPNQLEENSPFRNIPG comes from the coding sequence ATGGACAATATATTTAAACACAAATCGACTTTACATCATTCCTTTTCCGGTACCCTGAGCAAAGGAGATGAATACGCCTCTCCTGACGTGATCGAGTCCTTTGAAGGACAACAGATTATCATTACCGAGAAGATGGACGGCGGAGCTTCGTCTTTCACCAAAAAAGAAGATGGAAGTCTGCACATTAATCTGAGATCTTTAGAACAGGTAGATCCTGCTGATAAGAAAGCAAGCTGGCTCTGTAATTATGTGGATCTTTTGAAAGAAAAGCTTCCTCTGAACTTTCGTTTCAGCGGTGAGATCTTAAAATGGAAACATTCTATTTACTATGATGAGCTTCCCTCTTTCTTCATGCTTTATAGGATCTGGAACGATAAAAATGTGTCTTTAGGCTGGGATGAGCTTACAGAATGGACAGAGCTCCTCGACATTCCTTCATTCGGGATTGATAAGATGTATTCTGTACCTCTTCTATACAGAGGAATCTATGACAATTCTCTTATAAAGGAAATCTTTGATGAAACCGTAGCTTCCGGTAAAGAAGGAATTATCGTTCAACTCGAAGGACAATTTCCTTACCCGGAAGATATCTGGTATTATACGGATATTCTAAAACTGGTTCGTAAAGGTCACGTACAAACAGATGAACACTGGTCGAGACACTTAGAGCCGAATCAGTTAGAAGAAAATTCTCCTTTTCGGAATATTCCGGGCTAA
- a CDS encoding class I SAM-dependent methyltransferase, whose product MNRDLLLSHEELNRYLNNFNYSGFYELANSYHYKDCNYNIFDFKNTVKYFDLFRYFSINLQYFKYLNLHRETNKNVLDLGSGFGYLGFLCQYHNHAYTGIDLDIEIYNDMFKFFNLEKKICNIQPDEVIALDKKYDYVISVMIQYAKKWTEDNWFNFLNNLKPYLNQDAKMFFRFIRKNLSQPFFLDFLKALERNTADYDYQREEFLIVVRKLN is encoded by the coding sequence ATGAATAGAGATTTATTATTAAGTCATGAAGAGCTTAATCGGTATCTGAATAATTTTAATTATTCAGGTTTTTATGAGTTAGCCAATTCCTACCATTATAAAGATTGCAACTATAATATCTTTGATTTCAAAAATACCGTGAAATACTTTGACCTGTTTCGATATTTTTCCATTAATTTACAATATTTTAAGTATCTAAATCTACATAGGGAAACCAATAAAAATGTATTAGATTTAGGTTCGGGTTTCGGATACTTAGGTTTCTTATGCCAGTACCATAATCATGCTTATACCGGGATCGATTTAGATATAGAGATATATAATGATATGTTCAAATTCTTTAATCTTGAAAAGAAAATTTGTAATATTCAACCGGATGAAGTAATCGCCCTGGATAAAAAGTATGATTACGTTATTTCTGTCATGATTCAATATGCAAAAAAATGGACTGAAGATAATTGGTTTAATTTTTTAAATAACCTTAAACCTTATCTAAACCAGGATGCAAAAATGTTTTTTCGATTCATTCGGAAAAATCTTAGTCAGCCGTTTTTTTTAGATTTCCTTAAAGCCCTCGAACGTAATACTGCGGATTATGATTATCAGAGAGAAGAATTTTTAATTGTTGTAAGAAAATTAAATTAG